Proteins encoded in a region of the Deltaproteobacteria bacterium genome:
- a CDS encoding GIY-YIG nuclease family protein — translation MDKQFCVYNLASKRNGTLYIGVTSQLATRVWQHKSKVVEGFSAKYGVDKRWSTTK, via the coding sequence ATGGACAAGCAGTTCTGCGTTTACAACCTGGCCAGCAAACGGAACGGCACGCTGTACATTGGGGTGACCTCACAGCTGGCAACGCGGGTGTGGCAGCATAAGAGCAAGGTAGTGGAGGGTTTTTCGGCCAAGTACGGCGTTGACAAGAGATGGTCTACTACGAAG